AAAATGACGGTTTGGCTTATCAAAAACATCGCTTGCGTATTTACTTAACACGCCGAGTGTAAATAGCTCATCTATACCTTGCTGTTTTGCGTATTCACCTACTTCTTGATGGTAACTTCTGGCATCTTCGCCAAGCTCTCCCATATCCCCCAGTGCTAAAATACGGTGGCCTTGAATATCACTTAATAAATCAATGGCAGCTTTTACCGACTTAACATTAGCGTTGTAGGTATCATCAATAACAGTTAGCGAGTCGCTCACTTTAATTAAATTTACTCGCCCTTTAACATCGCCCATGGTGGCAAGTGCAGTGGCTATTTCTTCAAGCGATACATCAAACTCACTGGTTAAAGCCGCGGCAATAAGCGCGTTGCTCACGTTGTGCTTACCTGGAAGTGCAAGTTTAACGGGTACTTTTTGATCTTGTGTACACAATAAAAAGCTCGCACGAGCGTTTTCGTCTAGGTTGATGTTTTCAGCCCAAATATCAAGCTTTTCAGTACTTGAAAAACACTTAACAGTGCGCCCTTTTAACTTATCAAGCCAGTATTGGCTAAATTCGCTATCACAGTTAACAATGGCGACACCCTCGTCTTTTAGGCCATCAAAAATCTCACCTTTTGCTTTAGCAACGCCCATTAAGCTACCAAAGCCTTCTAAATGAGCAGCGGCAACATTGCACACCACAGCCACATCGGGTTTAGCCATGGCGGTTGTATAAGCAATTTCGCCTAAATGGTTGGCGCCAAGCTCTATAACAGCAAAACGGTGCTGCGGCTCTAAACGTAATAGCGTAAGCGGCACGCCAATATCGTTATTAAAATTACCTTTTGTGGCGAGCACATCTCCGTGCACCGATAAAATAGCGGCGCACATTTCTTTTACCGTTGTTTTACCCACACTGCCTGTAATGGCAATAGTTTTAGGGTTAACCTGCGCCATAACTGCTGCACCTATATTGCCTAATGCAATACGGGTGTCGTTAACAACAAACTGCGGTATATCTACATCAACTTTGTGCTGAACAATAACGCCTATAGCGCCTTTTTGTTTTGCGTCAGCAATAAATTTATGGCCATCAAAATTAGGCCCTTTTAACGCTAAAAACACCTCACCTTTGCAAATACTGCGGGTATCGGTATTAATATTTACTACATTAAGATTATCACCTAGATAATCGGTTGCTAGCACATTAGCCAGCCAATCAAAGTCCATTGGGATCATTGAGTTATCCCTCTTACTGCTTTTTTTAGTTGTTCTTTTACATAACTGCGATCGCAAAAGTCGATACGTTGATCGCCAATAATTTGGTAATCCTCGTGGCCTTTGCCGGCAATTAAAATAACGTCATCCGCATTTGCATTCTCTATTGCATAGCGAATGGCTTTTGCTCTGTCTGCCTCTAAATGAGCTTTTTCAGGCTGCGATAAACCCGCTGCCACATCTGCTAAAATAGCATCTGGATTTTCTGAACGCGGATTGTCGCTGGTAACAATCACCTTATCTGCATTTTGTTCTGCCGCTTGCGCCATTAAAGCACGCTTGCCTTTATCTCTGTCGCCGCCACAGCCAAAAACACAGCTAACCCCACCAGGCACATGCTTTTGTAATGCTTGTAAAGCCAGAGCAAGTGCATCTGGAGTATGGGCGTAATCAACAACGCACGTTGGTAAATTCGCTTCGCTAAACGCTTGCATACGCCCCGCAACGGGGTGTAAATGTGCGCATCCAGCAGCTAATTGCTCAAGCGGGTAACCAAGCCCTAGCAATGTTGCCAGTGCTGCGGTTAAATTATATAAGTTAAACTCACCAAATAGAGGCGATGTTACGCTAATATCACCCCAACTTGTGTTCAATTGCGCCGAAATACCACTTTTAGAATATTCCACATCAGAAAAATACACATAACGCGCATCTTGCGGCGCTAAATTTTTCCGGCCATAGCAAATTAGGTTATTAAAATTGTATTTTTCTAGCCATTGCTCTGCTTGGCCATCGTCTTGATTTAATACCACAAGTTCTGGCTCAAAATCGCGAAACAGCATTAGCTTAGCGTCGCCATAACTTGCCATATCACCATGGTAATCAAGGTGATCACGCGATAAATTAGTAAACACCGCTGCTTTAAATTGGCATTGAGCCACAC
The genomic region above belongs to Pseudoalteromonas sp. MM1 and contains:
- the murE gene encoding UDP-N-acetylmuramoyl-L-alanyl-D-glutamate--2,6-diaminopimelate ligase, translated to MRDLKAILKYIDIDAPSQLVKDLRLDSREVTPGDVFVAIKGHALDGGQFIAKAIENGATAIIADRLCEFDVEFEPLYLVTELDKKLPELASQFYENPSQSLDLIGVTGTNGKSTTTAMMAHLAQFCSTPSAIIGTLGYGHPDTLTPLINTTPSAVDLQHILHDLKQQQKKLVAMEVSSHGLVQQRVAQCQFKAAVFTNLSRDHLDYHGDMASYGDAKLMLFRDFEPELVVLNQDDGQAEQWLEKYNFNNLICYGRKNLAPQDARYVYFSDVEYSKSGISAQLNTSWGDISVTSPLFGEFNLYNLTAALATLLGLGYPLEQLAAGCAHLHPVAGRMQAFSEANLPTCVVDYAHTPDALALALQALQKHVPGGVSCVFGCGGDRDKGKRALMAQAAEQNADKVIVTSDNPRSENPDAILADVAAGLSQPEKAHLEADRAKAIRYAIENANADDVILIAGKGHEDYQIIGDQRIDFCDRSYVKEQLKKAVRGITQ
- the murF gene encoding UDP-N-acetylmuramoyl-tripeptide--D-alanyl-D-alanine ligase — translated: MIPMDFDWLANVLATDYLGDNLNVVNINTDTRSICKGEVFLALKGPNFDGHKFIADAKQKGAIGVIVQHKVDVDIPQFVVNDTRIALGNIGAAVMAQVNPKTIAITGSVGKTTVKEMCAAILSVHGDVLATKGNFNNDIGVPLTLLRLEPQHRFAVIELGANHLGEIAYTTAMAKPDVAVVCNVAAAHLEGFGSLMGVAKAKGEIFDGLKDEGVAIVNCDSEFSQYWLDKLKGRTVKCFSSTEKLDIWAENINLDENARASFLLCTQDQKVPVKLALPGKHNVSNALIAAALTSEFDVSLEEIATALATMGDVKGRVNLIKVSDSLTVIDDTYNANVKSVKAAIDLLSDIQGHRILALGDMGELGEDARSYHQEVGEYAKQQGIDELFTLGVLSKYASDVFDKPNRHFSNREEMLKQIQTSLNNTNSKTTLVVKGSRSSRMELLVTDLVNGQQQAINGVS